The sequence aatcaatttatttctTATAGATGTTTCATTACATGCATAGACAGATGAGGTTTTTGATTGAGTCTGTTTACTTGTAGTACAGCTCTTCAATGAGCTGTGCTGATGCCCAATTGTACCGTGTCAGTCAGTATGGCTGGTTTAACTGGGAAAATTATGGATAAATAAGCAATTGAAGGCTAGTTAAATTTGGTCACTTAAATTAATATGTCTAGCTGGTTTGGTTCGGTCTCTTTGATTTCTTTCtaagattttatttttactgAATTATTTGTTATTATAGCAGGTGTATCCAGTTTTCCTGGTTGCTTGTCATCGGAAACACCCACATTGGCTTCTACTTATGTTCCAGGTCCAGGCCCTAACGAATTGCGAGATGCTGCTTCAGATTTTCTAGAGCCAGAGGTTAGGATTTTCTTTTATGCTATTGTGGGATTACAACACCTCTTTGTGTGTTTATTAtaagctatgttgcacggaaactcttcttcattagtGTTTCCGCGTTTCGTGTCCGTTTCtgtttccgtttccgtttccattattgtttcctagctaatttttcatagaaataatgtttcctgGCATCCGTTTCGTTTCccatttccgtgcaacatagattaTAAGGGGAGGGGGAAGGGTGATTGGGTGTCAAATCTAGCAGAGTAGTATGTAGGCGAGTGGTGAATGGAACATATGAATGTCCACTAGCCGTGGGCTTGGACTCGGcgtaagaaacactataggggaACAGGGTCTCTGGCGTCGGATTTCCGCCAACCCCTGGGCCCGAGGGCCAGTTGTTGGGACTGGTTTAAGTGATCCACTAGTGGACTAGGAGAGTCAGGCACCCGGCCTTTGGGAAGGGAGGCGGATGTCTCCGTCGGGTGGAATCCCGACGGACGGACACTTTGAGTGGGCCCAAAGTGCGGGTCTTTTCTATACCGAGGTTTAACCACAGGAATCTCCTCCGGGACGGAAAATGGACGAATTGACGGGACCCTTGAGACTTAAAGGGGATAGACCCCTTCAGATGGTGTTGGCTGGCCGAGGATTCGGGGAGTTCTCGGCGCCACACGGGGCTTTGGCCCGGGCACTATGCAGCCTTCCATACACGGATGGAGAGGTTAAGTTTTTCACTTCACCACAAATTTTTAGCATGTTTTTTCTCTAAGATATCGTTTTACTTGCAGTTAACTCCATCTCAGCCTCGGTCTTATGGCTTGGATAATGTTATGGGCATCGCAGTTCATCCTGAATCAGCTATTGGTGGAGTAATTGCTGGATCTAGTGGACAGGGGTACCTGTCTCCTCTAAAAGAGCCAACCTTACCAAGACGAGATGGTTCAGTTAATGTTACTTCAGCCATTTCTGACATGATAAATGGCAGGCCCAGTTCTTTGAGAGATACTGATGGTCCTTCAGTCTTAAGAAACGAATCAAAAGTTTTGTTTGTTGATGGGCTCCCTACTGATTGCACTAGAAGAGAA comes from Euphorbia lathyris chromosome 8, ddEupLath1.1, whole genome shotgun sequence and encodes:
- the LOC136202578 gene encoding RNA-binding protein 2-like isoform X1; protein product: MADPYYRYSAFANRAGVSSFPGCLSSETPTLASTYVPGPGPNELRDAASDFLEPELTPSQPRSYGLDNVMGIAVHPESAIGGVIAGSSGQGYLSPLKEPTLPRRDGSVNVTSAISDMINGRPSSLRDTDGPSVLRNESKVLFVDGLPTDCTRREVGHLFRPFIGYKDIKLIHKEPRHKGDKAMVFCFVEFVDAKCAITAMEALQGYKFDDKKPNSPALRINFAHFPLRIPSDRDEQRVGVPC
- the LOC136202578 gene encoding RNA-binding protein 2-like isoform X2 — encoded protein: MADPYYRYSAFANRGVSSFPGCLSSETPTLASTYVPGPGPNELRDAASDFLEPELTPSQPRSYGLDNVMGIAVHPESAIGGVIAGSSGQGYLSPLKEPTLPRRDGSVNVTSAISDMINGRPSSLRDTDGPSVLRNESKVLFVDGLPTDCTRREVGHLFRPFIGYKDIKLIHKEPRHKGDKAMVFCFVEFVDAKCAITAMEALQGYKFDDKKPNSPALRINFAHFPLRIPSDRDEQRVGVPC